A portion of the Daphnia magna isolate NIES linkage group LG4, ASM2063170v1.1, whole genome shotgun sequence genome contains these proteins:
- the LOC116921322 gene encoding uncharacterized protein LOC116921322 encodes MNKVVEVITLVVLMAVTTPARRWHDHYIPDSLAMENSPHISRVMPPQSYPSAWFIKREPDVHRESTFSSGGRQSISNNNRYLEETNFYPAGLKHQGSTDYVDGSFDNRRLLTDLSDNKPLQSFERFQPSQRGLF; translated from the exons ATGAACAAG gtcgttGAGGTGATCACGTTAGTGGTTTTAATGGCAGTCACGACGCCGGCACGACGCTGGCACGATCATTACATTCCGGATTCCTTGGCTATGGAAAATTCGCCACATATCAGCCGCGTAATG CCACCGCAGTCCTATCCCTCCGCCTGGTTTATCAAACGGGAGCCGGATGTCCACCGTGAATCGACATTCTCATCCGGTGGTAGACAGTCTATATCCAACAATAACAGATACTTGGAAGAAACAAATTTCTATCCAGCTGGCCTGAAACACCAAGGTTCAACCGATTACGTTGACGGTTCATTTGATAATCGAAGACTTCTGACTGATCTTTCGGATAACAAACCTCTTCAATCTTTCGAGCGGTTTCAGCCATCACAGCGAGGACTATTCTAG
- the LOC116921325 gene encoding pro-resilin, protein MNKFIIAAAVLMTVAVVAAAPQSYPSEANSKPSYDDAPKPYSFDWNVKDDESKNDYGHKETSDGKVVTGSYRVVLPDGRTQIVTYKADENGYVADVKYEGEAQYPAPEYKPTSKY, encoded by the exons ATGAACAAG TTCATCATTGCTGCTGCTGTGTTGATGAcggttgctgttgttgcagcTGCACCACAATCCTACCCGTCAGAGGCAAACTCCAAACCCTCCTACGATGAC GCTCCCAAACCGTACAGCTTCGACTGGAACGTTAAGGATGACGAGAGCAAGAACGACTACGGACACAAGGAGACCAGTGACGGCAAAGTCGTCACCGGATCTTACCGCGTTGTCCTGCCCGATGGCCGCACTCAGATCGTGACTTACAAAGCCGATGAGAACGGATACGTGGCCGATGTGAAATACGAAGGCGAAGCCCAATACCCTGCTCCCGAATACAAACCGACCTCCAAGTACTGA
- the LOC116921328 gene encoding LOW QUALITY PROTEIN: pro-resilin (The sequence of the model RefSeq protein was modified relative to this genomic sequence to represent the inferred CDS: deleted 2 bases in 2 codons) — MNKFIIAAVLMTVAVAAAAPQSYPSEASSKPSYDDAPMPYSFDWNVKDDESKNDYGHKETSDGKVVTGSYRVVLPDGRTQIVTYKADENGYVADVKYEGKAQYPTPEYKPASKY, encoded by the exons ATGAACAAG tTCATCATTGCTGCTGTGTTGATGAcggttgctgttgctgcagCTGCACCGCAATCCTACCCGTCTGAGGCCAGCTCCAAACCTTCCTACGATGAC GCTCCCATGCCGTACAGCTTCGACTGGAACGTTAAAGATGATGAGAGCAAG AACGACTACGGACACAAGGAGACCAGTGATGGCAAAGTCGTGACCGGATCTTACCGCGTTGTCCTGCCCGATGGCCGCACGCAGATCGTGACTTACAAGGCCGATGAGAACGGATACGTTGCCGATGTGAAATACGAAGGA AAGGCCCAATACCCAACTCCCGAATACAAACCGGCCTCCAAATACTAA
- the LOC116921326 gene encoding pro-resilin gives MNKFIMVAAMLMMVAAAAAAPQSYPSESSAKPSYDDAPKPYSFDWNVKDDESKNDYGHKETSDGKVVTGSYRVVLPDGRTQIVTYKADENGYVADVKYEGEAQYPAPEYKPASKY, from the exons atgaacaaG TTCATCATGGTTGCTGCTATGCTGATGATGGTTGCTGCCGCCGCAGCTGCGCCACAGTCCTACCCATCAGAGTCTAGCGCCAAACCGTCTTACGATGAT GCTCCCAAACCGTACAGCTTCGACTGGAACGTTAAGGATGACGAGAGCAAGAACGACTACGGACACAAGGAGACCAGCGATGGCAAAGTTGTCACCGGATCTTACCGCGTTGTCCTGCCCGATGGCCGCACTCAGATCGTGACTTACAAGGCCGATGAGAACGGCTACGTGGCTGATGTGAAATACGAAGGAGAAGCCCAATACCCTGCACCCGAATACAAACCGGCCAGCAAGTACTGA
- the LOC116921321 gene encoding pro-resilin, which translates to MNKFIIAAAVLMMVAVAAAAPQSYPSESSAKPSYDDAPMPYSFDWNVKDDESKNDYGHKETSDGKVVTGSYRVVLPDGRTQIVTYKADENGYVADVKYEGEAQYPTPEYKPASKY; encoded by the exons ATGAACAAG TTCATCATTGCTGCTGCTGTGCTGATGATGGTCGCTGTTGCCGCAGCTGCACCGCAATCCTACCCATCAGAGTCTAGCGCCAAACCTTCCTACGATGAC GCTCCAATGCCGTACAGCTTCGACTGGAACGTCAAAGATGACGAGAGCAAGAACGACTACGGACACAAGGAGACCAGTGATGGCAAAGTCGTGACCGGATCTTACCGCGTTGTCCTGCCCGATGGCCGCACTCAGATCGTGACTTACAAGGCCGATGAGAACGGATACGTGGCCGATGTGAAATACGAAGGAGAAGCCCAATATCCAACACCCGAATACAAACCGGCCTCCAAATATTAA
- the LOC116921327 gene encoding pro-resilin translates to MNKFITVIAMLMIVAVAAAAPQSYPSPSSAKPSYDDAPMPYSFDWNVKDDESKNDYGHKETSDGKVVTGSYRVVLPDGRTQIVNYKADENGYVADVKYEGEAKYPEPEYKPSPKY, encoded by the exons ATGAACAAG TTCATCACTGTTATTGCCATGCTGATGATTGTTGCTGTGGCTGCAGCTGCACCACAATCTTATCCATCACCATCCAGCGCCAAACCCTCTTACGATGAC GCTCCAATGCCGTACAGCTTCGACTGGAACGTCAAAGATGACGAGAGCAAGAACGACTACGGACACAAGGAGACCAGTGATGGCAAAGTTGTCACCGGATCTTACCGTGTTGTTCTGCCCGATGGCCGCACTCAGATCGTGAATTACAAGGCCGACGAGAACGGATACGTGGCCGATGTGAAATACGAAGGTGAAGCCAAATACCCCGAACCCGAATACAAACCTTCCCCCAagtattaa